The Chroicocephalus ridibundus chromosome 2, bChrRid1.1, whole genome shotgun sequence genome includes a region encoding these proteins:
- the RALA gene encoding ras-related protein Ral-A, with protein MAANKPKGQNSLALHKVIMVGSGGVGKSALTLQFMYDEFVEDYEPTKADSYRKKVVLDGEEVQIDILDTAGQEDYAAIRDNYFRSGEGFLCVFSITELESFAATADFREQILRVKEDENVPFLLVGNKSDLEDKRQVSVEEAKNRADQWNVNYVETSAKTRANVDKVFFDLMREIRARKMEDSKEKNGKKKRKSLAKRIRERCCIL; from the exons ATGGCAGCAAATAAGCCTAAAGGACAGAATTCATTGGCTTTACACAAAGTCATCATGGTGGGAAGTGGTGGCGTAGGAAAATCTGCTTTAACACTACAGTTCATGTATGATGAG tttgttgAAGATTATGAGCCCACCAAAGCAGACAGCTACAGGAAAAAGGTGGTTCTGGATGGGGAAGAAGTCCAAATTGATATATTGgacacagcagggcaggaggactATGCTGCAATTAGAGACAACTACTTTCGAAGTGGAGAAGGCTTTCTTTGCGTCTTCTCTATTACAGAGCTGGAATCCTTTGCAGCAACGGCAGACTTCAG ggAGCAGATCTTAAGAGTAAAAGAAGATGAGAATGTTCCTTTTTTGCTAGTTGGTAACAAATCAGATTTGGAAGATAAAAGACAAGTTTCTGTGGAGGAAGCAAAAAACAGAGCTGATCAGTGGAACGTTAACTATGTGGAAACTTCTGCAAAGACACGAGCTAATGTTGACAAG gtgtttttcgATTTAATGAGAGAAATTAGAGCCAGAAAAAtggaagacagcaaagaaaagaatgggaagaagaaaagaaaaagcctagcTAAGAGGATCAGAGAAAGATGTTGCATTTTATAA